A region from the Colwellia sp. PAMC 21821 genome encodes:
- a CDS encoding type IV pilin protein, which yields MSKVKVINGFTLIELLIAVAIVAILASIAFPSYTDFVTRSNRTEAQRELLRIANMQEQLYVDTRAYTADMTALGLGSDPFVTENTYYSIDAALANGGYVLTATALGTQSTNDSNCQTLSVSETGKKLPANACWEK from the coding sequence ATGTCAAAAGTCAAAGTAATTAATGGTTTTACACTGATAGAGCTGTTAATAGCTGTTGCTATAGTTGCGATTTTAGCATCTATAGCGTTTCCTTCGTATACTGACTTTGTTACGCGCTCAAACCGTACGGAGGCGCAACGAGAGTTATTAAGAATTGCGAATATGCAAGAGCAGTTATATGTGGATACAAGAGCATATACAGCTGATATGACAGCGTTAGGGCTGGGTAGTGACCCATTTGTTACTGAAAACACTTACTACAGTATCGATGCGGCACTCGCGAACGGTGGTTACGTATTAACAGCAACTGCTCTGGGTACGCAAAGTACAAATGACAGTAATTGCCAGACGTTGTCTGTTAGTGAAACAGGAAAAAAATTACCGGCAAATGCCTGTTGGGAGAAGTAA
- the nadE gene encoding ammonia-dependent NAD(+) synthetase — MNAQAIIKEMKVLPEIDAAFEIKRRIDFIKSKLIESGLKSLVLGISGGVDSSTCGRLAQLAVDELNSESPQAYQFIAVRLPFGIQADEDDAQLALEFIKPTHSLTTNIAAGTEGIHNETISALQNADLLTASAAQIDFSKGNVKARSRMIMQYHIAGILGGLVLGTDHSAENITGFFTKWGDGACDLAPLFGLSKRQVKQIANALDAPAQLVDKAPTADLEELAPSKKDEDALGLSYDQLDDFLEGKNKDKLVEEKIIAIYMKTQHKRSAIPTIYENQLI; from the coding sequence ATGAACGCCCAGGCAATAATCAAAGAGATGAAAGTATTACCTGAAATTGATGCTGCGTTTGAAATTAAGCGTCGAATAGATTTCATCAAAAGTAAACTAATAGAGTCAGGCCTGAAATCACTTGTTTTAGGTATCAGTGGTGGTGTTGACTCTTCTACTTGTGGACGCTTAGCTCAACTCGCTGTTGATGAATTAAATAGCGAAAGCCCTCAAGCTTATCAGTTTATCGCCGTAAGACTCCCATTTGGCATACAAGCAGATGAAGATGACGCGCAACTCGCACTTGAATTTATAAAGCCTACACATAGTTTAACCACTAATATCGCCGCCGGTACTGAGGGTATTCATAATGAAACCATCAGTGCTCTGCAAAATGCTGACCTGTTAACCGCATCTGCCGCGCAAATTGATTTCTCTAAAGGTAATGTTAAAGCACGCTCTCGTATGATCATGCAATACCATATTGCTGGCATATTAGGAGGATTAGTACTAGGTACGGATCATTCTGCCGAAAACATTACAGGTTTTTTTACTAAATGGGGTGACGGAGCCTGTGATCTAGCGCCTCTGTTTGGTTTATCAAAACGCCAAGTAAAGCAGATCGCCAATGCTCTGGATGCGCCAGCTCAATTAGTTGATAAAGCACCCACGGCTGATTTAGAAGAATTAGCTCCAAGTAAAAAAGATGAAGACGCATTAGGCCTTAGTTACGACCAATTAGATGATTTTTTGGAAGGTAAGAACAAGGATAAATTAGTTGAAGAAAAAATCATTGCTATCTATATGAAAACTCAACATAAGCGCTCTGCAATTCCAACAATATACGAAAATCAGCTAATTTAA
- a CDS encoding GspH/FimT family pseudopilin, whose translation MSKCNGFTIIETMVALAILLSLISIGVPSLNNFIVYTRVDNEISTLHRLILITRNSALTHNTSVTLCPLSQQGKCKNLWHQELSVFTDINNNKIYEPELNEQLVANKAAIKVGDKLQYGKTRIGLTYASTGHLLGWGQNATFSYCPEYHNDKNRGIVVRNSGRAYVSAANKNNGKNVRRTGAKIKCF comes from the coding sequence ATGTCAAAGTGTAATGGATTTACAATTATCGAAACAATGGTTGCGCTAGCAATTCTGCTGAGTTTAATTTCCATTGGTGTTCCAAGCCTCAATAATTTCATTGTTTACACCCGCGTAGACAATGAAATTTCAACGCTCCATCGCCTTATTTTAATTACTCGAAATAGTGCCTTAACCCATAATACTAGCGTCACACTCTGCCCATTAAGTCAGCAAGGTAAGTGTAAAAACTTATGGCACCAAGAACTGAGTGTGTTTACCGATATTAATAATAATAAAATATACGAGCCTGAATTGAATGAACAACTTGTTGCTAATAAGGCGGCAATAAAAGTTGGAGATAAACTTCAATATGGTAAAACACGCATTGGTTTAACATACGCATCAACTGGTCATTTGTTAGGTTGGGGGCAAAATGCTACTTTTAGTTACTGTCCTGAGTACCATAATGATAAAAACCGCGGCATTGTAGTCAGGAACTCAGGTAGAGCGTATGTAAGTGCGGCCAATAAAAATAACGGAAAAAATGTTAGGAGAACAGGCGCTAAAATAAAATGCTTTTAA
- the rluD gene encoding 23S rRNA pseudouridine(1911/1915/1917) synthase RluD — MAEIIQHRDTVPESCLGKRFDQTLAEMFPDYSRSRLKEWILAGHVTVDGVVVDVPREKMFGGELIAIDTEVESEVRFQAQDLPLNIVYEDDDILVINKPAGFVVHPGAGNPDGTVLNALLHHCPQLDVVPRAGIVHRLDKDTTGLMVVAKTIAAQTNLVESLQAREITREYEAIASGIMTAGGLVDEPIGRHATKRTHMAVTFSGRPSITHYRVMEKFRLHTRLRLRLETGRTHQIRVHMAHITHPLVGDPVYGGRPRPPKNASEELRELLRQFKRQALHAAMLSLFHPITGEQMTWHADVPDDMVALADMLRKDTKIHLIDSDY, encoded by the coding sequence ATGGCTGAGATAATTCAACACCGGGACACGGTTCCCGAATCATGCTTAGGCAAACGTTTCGACCAGACTTTGGCGGAAATGTTCCCTGATTATTCACGTTCACGTTTAAAAGAGTGGATTTTAGCCGGCCATGTAACGGTTGACGGCGTCGTTGTCGATGTACCCCGCGAAAAAATGTTCGGTGGTGAGCTTATTGCCATCGACACTGAGGTTGAATCGGAAGTTCGCTTTCAGGCGCAAGATTTACCTTTAAATATAGTTTATGAAGATGATGATATATTAGTCATTAATAAACCAGCAGGTTTTGTTGTGCACCCAGGTGCCGGTAACCCTGATGGCACGGTTCTTAATGCTTTACTACATCATTGTCCACAGCTAGATGTTGTGCCTCGTGCCGGTATTGTTCATCGTTTAGATAAAGATACTACTGGGTTGATGGTGGTGGCAAAAACGATTGCTGCTCAGACAAATTTAGTAGAATCATTACAGGCGCGTGAAATTACCCGTGAATACGAAGCTATTGCCAGTGGTATTATGACCGCAGGTGGTTTGGTGGATGAGCCTATTGGCCGTCACGCGACAAAACGTACTCATATGGCGGTTACTTTTTCAGGTCGCCCTTCGATAACGCATTATCGTGTAATGGAAAAGTTCAGGCTACATACTCGTTTACGTTTACGATTAGAAACGGGTCGAACTCACCAAATTCGTGTTCATATGGCGCATATTACTCATCCACTCGTGGGTGATCCAGTTTACGGCGGCCGCCCGCGTCCGCCAAAAAATGCATCAGAAGAGTTACGCGAGTTATTACGTCAATTTAAACGCCAAGCTTTACATGCGGCAATGTTATCATTATTTCACCCTATAACAGGTGAGCAAATGACCTGGCATGCTGATGTTCCAGACGATATGGTGGCGTTAGCTGACATGTTACGTAAAGATACAAAAATTCATCTCATCGATAGTGATTACTAA
- a CDS encoding PilC/PilY family type IV pilus protein: protein MKNILATSLLLTVSTVSLADDIELYVNKAVKVAAAKTQVLIILDDSGSMNREETVKARYDASEEYSAVPDTSKFSSEYIYYNKAGDIPLPDTSSEKRRFLASVNGCDSAKDALATNGYYSAHIRHYQFIDNVGQWKDLPSENGLNTSVLDCEDDVLNSNANNASGFDPGYPANYLGSESEPNYFTDDVSSSNVVWSGQLITLYTDNYLRWYHGDTTEEKRVRMDMAKESINNVIKSAPSIDFGLQVFNYNYADFVSFGNGGRIVAGIKEMTDENETKLLNIVNNEVNAQGNTPLCESLYEASRYFSGANVFYGDDDQTLYYTSGNLAYTANKPPRDQSPSVESSGKYVSPFSSCNSKVYVILITDGAPTQDNHADSKIEALSTVEDGTTHNFSGSKYEGNYLAGLAQWMSNRDLNTQLEGKQTADIYTIGFSAGADNAAPLLKETAKLGGGKYFRATDSAQLTAALIGALEDLTPSNDSLTAASVAANNFDRTETLNSVYYAMFQPDNGPRWQGNLKKYKVVSGNQIGKHGKSALNTDSGHFSKDVTSFWSANNAMDGDDVEEGGVAEMLRNKANRVIYSDIGANGALTPLTQAQAETSFGGITELARIMDVSEDSVGTYLNWAKGDNVDNVKLDDESTPIIRPDIFADPLHSKPLVVNYGDSIRIVIGTNAGALHMFEDTGDSVDENWAFMPKEFFKNIKPLRENLSTAEKVYGIDGNITSYVKDYNGDGIITKGTDKVWIFFGLRRGGSSYYALDISDPSAPTKLWHIDASSTGFGELGQSWSQPKLGYSKANITGSGDSAVAAPVLFFGGGYDIAKDTKVVGGNDFKGRAIYMIDAESATLKWSLAPQNASTTYSGSDSIPSSIAILDSDGDGLTDRLYTGDTGGNVWRVDMPSADPADTEDPWTVFKLAELGGTTNSTDLRFFNEPSIARTYISETIETNVTDVDNKTSRIVSHQEKPYDAVLIGSGDRSNPIGTDTSDTFFMIKDEHIKTQSFYSAAEPKAPLALLKSNLYDYTDNPFGKTLTTAARNTLAIEVSKKSGWYIDFGGTGEKSTSEAIVINGVAFFTTFIPPNLDPNIINCEQPNGTGLLYAVDLALGTAIYNWKNNIDDGTGDGTGDGPPDDAVRSIQISEQFLGAPTLIVVPDDNGETVGNIIVGRKVVNTPFTLQTMRTYLYIKEEQ, encoded by the coding sequence ATGAAAAATATTCTGGCCACAAGCCTATTACTAACAGTATCAACAGTGTCTCTTGCTGACGATATTGAGCTATATGTAAATAAAGCTGTCAAAGTTGCCGCGGCTAAAACGCAAGTGCTTATTATTCTAGATGATTCGGGTAGTATGAACCGGGAGGAAACGGTTAAAGCTAGGTATGATGCTAGCGAAGAATATTCAGCAGTTCCCGATACATCAAAGTTCTCAAGTGAGTATATATACTACAACAAAGCTGGTGATATACCTTTGCCGGATACCTCTTCAGAAAAGCGACGTTTTTTAGCCTCAGTCAATGGTTGTGATAGTGCTAAAGATGCATTAGCGACAAATGGCTACTACTCGGCTCACATTAGACATTATCAATTCATCGATAATGTCGGCCAATGGAAAGATTTACCAAGTGAAAATGGTTTAAACACTAGCGTATTAGATTGTGAAGATGACGTTTTAAATAGTAACGCTAATAATGCCAGTGGATTTGATCCGGGTTATCCCGCCAATTATTTAGGTAGTGAGAGTGAGCCTAATTATTTTACTGATGATGTCAGTAGTTCTAACGTTGTATGGAGCGGCCAATTAATTACGCTTTACACTGATAATTATTTACGTTGGTATCACGGAGATACAACCGAAGAAAAGCGTGTCCGAATGGATATGGCAAAAGAAAGTATCAATAATGTCATAAAATCTGCACCTTCAATAGATTTTGGTTTACAAGTTTTTAATTATAATTATGCCGATTTTGTAAGCTTTGGTAACGGTGGACGCATTGTTGCTGGTATTAAGGAAATGACCGACGAAAATGAAACTAAGTTATTAAATATCGTTAATAATGAAGTTAATGCACAGGGTAACACCCCTCTGTGTGAATCACTTTATGAGGCATCTCGGTATTTTTCTGGAGCTAATGTGTTCTATGGCGATGATGATCAAACGCTTTATTATACTAGCGGAAATCTTGCATACACAGCAAATAAGCCACCTAGAGATCAGTCTCCTTCTGTAGAGTCATCAGGTAAATACGTTTCACCTTTCTCAAGTTGTAACAGTAAAGTCTATGTTATTTTAATCACCGACGGTGCACCAACTCAAGATAATCATGCAGACAGTAAAATTGAAGCTTTGTCTACTGTTGAAGATGGCACTACGCATAACTTCTCGGGTAGCAAATATGAAGGTAATTATCTTGCGGGTTTAGCGCAATGGATGAGTAATAGAGATCTTAATACTCAGTTAGAGGGTAAGCAAACAGCAGACATTTACACCATTGGTTTCAGTGCTGGTGCTGATAATGCTGCACCATTATTAAAGGAAACGGCAAAACTTGGTGGCGGCAAATATTTTCGTGCTACCGATAGTGCTCAATTAACTGCAGCCTTGATTGGCGCTTTGGAAGATTTAACACCGAGTAATGATAGTTTAACGGCAGCATCTGTTGCAGCTAATAACTTCGATAGAACAGAAACCTTAAATTCGGTTTATTATGCTATGTTTCAGCCTGATAACGGCCCGCGTTGGCAAGGTAACCTTAAAAAGTACAAAGTGGTCAGTGGCAATCAAATTGGCAAGCATGGTAAGTCTGCCCTTAATACAGATAGCGGGCACTTTTCTAAAGATGTAACTAGTTTTTGGTCGGCAAATAACGCGATGGATGGCGATGATGTCGAAGAAGGTGGCGTAGCTGAGATGTTACGAAACAAAGCTAACCGAGTAATTTATAGTGATATAGGCGCAAATGGGGCATTGACTCCATTGACACAGGCTCAGGCTGAAACATCATTTGGTGGTATCACTGAGCTTGCAAGAATAATGGATGTCAGTGAGGACAGTGTTGGCACTTACTTGAATTGGGCAAAAGGAGATAACGTCGATAACGTTAAATTAGATGATGAGTCTACTCCTATTATACGACCCGATATTTTTGCTGACCCATTGCACTCTAAACCGTTAGTGGTGAATTATGGTGATAGTATCCGAATTGTTATCGGTACTAATGCTGGCGCGCTTCATATGTTTGAAGATACAGGTGATTCCGTAGATGAAAATTGGGCATTTATGCCTAAAGAATTTTTCAAAAATATTAAACCATTAAGAGAAAATCTGTCAACGGCAGAGAAAGTTTATGGTATCGACGGTAATATAACGTCATACGTTAAAGATTATAATGGGGATGGGATAATAACTAAGGGCACCGATAAAGTTTGGATATTTTTTGGCTTACGACGCGGTGGATCTTCATATTATGCACTAGATATTAGTGACCCTAGCGCACCAACTAAATTATGGCATATCGATGCCTCATCAACAGGGTTTGGAGAATTAGGCCAATCTTGGTCTCAACCAAAACTTGGTTATTCTAAGGCAAATATTACAGGCTCAGGTGACAGTGCTGTTGCAGCACCGGTATTATTTTTTGGTGGCGGTTACGATATTGCAAAAGACACTAAGGTGGTTGGCGGAAATGACTTTAAAGGCCGTGCCATTTATATGATTGACGCGGAAAGTGCCACTTTAAAGTGGAGTTTAGCACCGCAAAACGCTAGCACAACTTATAGCGGTTCTGACAGTATTCCATCTAGTATAGCTATTCTTGATAGTGATGGTGATGGCTTAACAGACAGATTATACACTGGCGATACTGGGGGTAATGTCTGGCGAGTAGATATGCCAAGTGCAGATCCTGCAGACACTGAGGATCCATGGACTGTATTTAAGTTAGCAGAGTTAGGTGGTACAACAAATAGTACTGATTTACGTTTTTTTAATGAGCCTTCCATCGCTCGTACTTATATCAGTGAAACAATTGAAACAAACGTAACGGATGTAGATAACAAAACATCGCGTATCGTTAGTCATCAAGAAAAACCTTATGACGCTGTACTTATAGGTAGTGGTGATAGATCAAACCCAATAGGTACAGATACTAGTGACACATTCTTCATGATTAAAGATGAGCACATTAAGACTCAGTCTTTTTATAGTGCCGCAGAACCTAAAGCTCCATTGGCTCTGTTGAAAAGTAATTTGTATGACTATACCGATAATCCTTTTGGTAAAACCTTAACCACTGCAGCGCGAAATACATTAGCAATTGAGGTTAGTAAAAAGTCAGGTTGGTATATAGACTTTGGAGGCACAGGAGAGAAAAGTACATCAGAAGCCATTGTTATTAATGGGGTCGCATTTTTTACGACATTCATTCCACCTAATCTAGATCCAAATATTATTAACTGTGAACAACCCAACGGGACAGGATTATTATATGCAGTCGACCTTGCGTTAGGTACAGCCATTTATAATTGGAAGAATAATATTGACGACGGAACTGGTGATGGGACTGGTGATGGTCCACCTGATGATGCTGTTAGGAGTATACAAATTAGCGAGCAATTTTTAGGTGCACCAACGTTAATTGTTGTACCTGATGATAATGGGGAAACGGTTGGTAATATTATTGTTGGAAGAAAGGTTGTAAATACCCCTTTTACCCTACAAACGATGAGAACCTATTTGTACATTAAAGAGGAGCAATAA
- a CDS encoding pilus assembly PilX N-terminal domain-containing protein, with protein sequence MVTKTINLHYLKTNRRSFSRQKGVVLIVALVFLIALTAVAAALMQNSTSDMKMSGASEEKVVATQEAISASDEVIFRQVNADAGNNRFASALVRFQDEGFRNVTDTLNITNTDVDTTANINIANNDLELEPDCPHSRSASSAQVFTCNVLRVQVVRKYGRKNTNEVEVNTGVAQQLLR encoded by the coding sequence ATGGTAACCAAAACAATTAACTTGCACTATTTGAAGACCAACAGACGTTCTTTTAGTCGACAAAAAGGTGTTGTATTAATTGTAGCATTGGTATTTCTCATTGCTTTAACCGCTGTTGCGGCCGCTTTGATGCAAAACTCTACATCTGATATGAAAATGTCCGGTGCTAGTGAAGAAAAAGTTGTTGCTACTCAAGAAGCAATAAGTGCTAGCGATGAGGTTATTTTTAGGCAAGTTAATGCTGATGCTGGAAATAATAGGTTTGCCTCAGCTTTGGTGCGTTTTCAAGATGAAGGTTTTAGAAATGTTACAGACACTTTAAATATAACCAATACCGATGTTGACACTACGGCAAATATTAATATTGCCAACAATGACCTTGAGCTAGAGCCAGATTGCCCCCACTCCAGATCTGCTTCATCAGCCCAAGTTTTTACTTGTAATGTACTACGCGTACAAGTGGTCCGGAAATACGGACGAAAAAACACCAATGAAGTTGAAGTAAATACAGGCGTTGCTCAGCAGCTTTTACGATAA
- a CDS encoding TapY2 family type IVa secretion system protein, translating to MKNKIFFISLIVLFNTSFSTTAATKAAKNYNVDAKCHVELVNGEEMIYFASIKESKINKLVDTLPNRKIPTHFSREKLQVKRAFECVLMDAKFISSKANEFFDKQPR from the coding sequence ATGAAAAACAAAATATTTTTTATTAGTTTAATTGTATTATTTAACACTAGCTTTAGCACAACCGCAGCTACTAAAGCAGCTAAAAATTACAATGTTGATGCTAAATGCCATGTGGAATTGGTTAATGGCGAAGAAATGATCTACTTTGCTTCAATTAAGGAAAGTAAAATAAATAAGCTTGTTGATACCTTGCCAAATAGAAAAATTCCGACACATTTCTCTAGAGAAAAGCTGCAAGTAAAACGTGCCTTTGAATGCGTGTTGATGGATGCAAAGTTTATCTCAAGTAAAGCTAATGAGTTTTTTGATAAGCAGCCTCGCTAA
- a CDS encoding PilW family protein, giving the protein MKNQRGYTLIEIFISLAIGLALFAGILSVFVGMKTTTQETATYGELQENGRFALSVLSDDLLRQNFWGDYSGTLDRSMLNAVPGAPGNECIGAGLNNGTFPNAIGHFRTLWGQTVTNSSIMGCIDNAKTTSDIIQLKRAISDPLTASTSNNYYIVSNLSEAEIFTGTVIPTVANSQVWEYQHHIYYVREEAQGDNTVPVLMQGRLTTNMTFDPIIDGIEMIRFMYGIDTDGPGTAGYGIVNSFVPADNMTLTQWDNGSNTRILAVRIYVLARSILPDNKYTNTNTYNLGNLPVTFNDNYRRLLFNSTITLYNAGVDSW; this is encoded by the coding sequence ATGAAAAATCAACGTGGCTATACTTTAATAGAAATCTTTATTTCCTTAGCGATAGGCTTAGCACTCTTTGCTGGCATCTTGAGTGTTTTTGTAGGTATGAAAACTACAACCCAAGAAACAGCTACTTACGGTGAGCTACAAGAAAATGGCCGTTTTGCCTTAAGTGTACTTAGTGATGATTTATTAAGACAAAATTTTTGGGGTGATTACTCTGGCACATTAGACCGTTCAATGTTAAATGCAGTACCAGGAGCACCTGGAAATGAATGCATTGGAGCAGGTTTAAATAATGGCACTTTTCCTAACGCTATTGGGCATTTTAGAACGCTTTGGGGACAAACGGTTACTAATAGTTCTATTATGGGGTGTATTGATAACGCAAAAACTACCTCTGATATTATTCAATTAAAACGTGCGATTTCTGATCCTTTAACGGCGAGCACGAGTAATAACTACTATATTGTTTCAAATTTAAGTGAAGCAGAAATATTTACGGGTACAGTTATCCCAACGGTTGCTAATAGTCAGGTTTGGGAATATCAACATCATATTTACTATGTTAGAGAAGAAGCTCAGGGTGATAATACCGTACCTGTTTTGATGCAAGGACGGCTGACAACCAATATGACTTTTGATCCTATTATTGACGGCATTGAAATGATCCGCTTTATGTATGGAATAGACACTGACGGACCGGGTACTGCCGGTTATGGGATTGTTAATTCCTTTGTTCCTGCAGATAATATGACGTTAACGCAATGGGATAATGGCAGTAATACTAGAATTTTAGCCGTACGTATTTATGTGCTAGCGCGTAGCATTCTGCCAGATAATAAATATACTAATACGAACACTTATAATTTAGGTAATTTGCCTGTTACGTTTAATGACAATTATCGTCGATTATTATTTAACTCTACGATAACTTTATATAACGCTGGAGTCGACTCATGGTAA
- a CDS encoding outer membrane protein assembly factor BamD gives MEKVTIKIMCLALVLALTGCSGTSEKDIQKVPDKSAQALFSDARASLDNGLYQKAIQILSAIDSRFPYGPISHQVQLDLIYAYYKSGNAAQGLALTDRFLRLNPSHTNIDYVYYMRALINVATQENLFQNLAGIDRSDRDPTAARDAFKDLKIVLEKYPNSKYAADARQRMLAIKSRLAKYELSVARYYLKREAYVSAANRGKYIVEYFSPSPETEEALEIMIVCYEKLGLTDLQINAKQVLAANYPNNPSVAQ, from the coding sequence ATGGAAAAAGTGACAATAAAAATAATGTGCCTTGCACTAGTCTTAGCATTAACAGGCTGTTCAGGAACAAGCGAAAAAGATATTCAAAAGGTACCTGACAAGTCAGCCCAAGCATTATTCTCTGATGCTAGAGCATCACTTGATAATGGATTATATCAAAAGGCGATCCAAATATTATCGGCGATAGATTCTCGATTTCCTTATGGGCCAATCTCTCATCAAGTACAATTAGATTTAATTTATGCATATTACAAAAGTGGTAACGCAGCCCAAGGGTTAGCGCTTACCGATAGATTTTTAAGACTCAACCCTTCACATACAAATATAGACTATGTCTACTACATGCGAGCGTTGATCAATGTTGCGACTCAAGAAAATTTATTTCAGAACTTAGCAGGTATTGACCGTTCAGACCGTGATCCAACGGCGGCACGTGACGCTTTTAAAGATTTAAAAATAGTATTAGAGAAGTATCCTAACAGTAAATACGCAGCCGATGCTCGCCAACGTATGCTTGCCATAAAGTCACGGTTAGCAAAATATGAGTTATCTGTTGCACGTTATTACTTGAAGCGTGAAGCTTATGTTTCTGCTGCTAATAGAGGAAAATATATTGTTGAATATTTTTCGCCTAGTCCAGAAACAGAAGAAGCATTAGAAATTATGATTGTCTGTTACGAAAAATTAGGTTTAACGGATCTGCAGATTAATGCTAAACAAGTATTAGCAGCCAATTATCCTAATAATCCGTCAGTGGCTCAGTAA
- a CDS encoding GspH/FimT family pseudopilin: MSKLYIKKIQNKKRVKGFTITELLIGIAIVGILTAIAGPSLGQFIVQSRVDNEVSELHRLILSARNSAINSGRNVTLCPLNGTTCSANWQNELSVFINSDNTLANNNTFASANEELIKVKGSISTGDTLQFSQNLIIFAPTGRLVAGGNGNFSYCPKDNNDLSRGVEISLSGRVYATSDTDNDGKDENRNGTEVSCN, encoded by the coding sequence ATGTCTAAGTTATACATTAAAAAAATTCAAAATAAAAAGCGAGTTAAAGGCTTTACCATTACCGAGTTACTCATTGGGATTGCGATTGTTGGTATATTAACAGCAATAGCAGGACCTAGTTTAGGTCAGTTTATAGTGCAATCAAGAGTCGATAATGAAGTCAGTGAGCTCCACAGATTAATTTTATCGGCAAGAAATAGTGCAATAAATAGTGGAAGAAATGTCACACTTTGCCCATTAAACGGTACAACTTGCAGCGCCAATTGGCAAAATGAGCTGAGTGTCTTTATCAATAGTGACAATACCTTAGCTAACAATAATACCTTTGCCAGTGCAAACGAAGAGTTAATTAAAGTTAAAGGAAGTATTAGTACCGGTGATACGTTGCAGTTCAGCCAAAACCTTATTATTTTTGCACCTACTGGCCGCTTAGTTGCTGGTGGTAATGGCAATTTTAGTTATTGCCCTAAAGATAATAATGACTTATCGCGAGGTGTTGAAATATCTCTATCAGGGCGAGTATACGCGACTTCTGACACAGATAATGACGGCAAAGATGAAAATAGAAATGGTACTGAGGTTTCTTGTAATTGA
- the glnB gene encoding nitrogen regulatory protein P-II, whose amino-acid sequence MKKIEAIIKPFKMDDVREALGEIGVTGMTVSEVKGFGRQKGHTELYRGAEYMVDFLPKVKLEIVVKKENVERCVNTILETAQTGKIGDGKIFITDVERVIRIRTGEEDEEAI is encoded by the coding sequence ATGAAAAAAATAGAAGCAATAATTAAACCATTTAAAATGGATGATGTACGTGAAGCGCTAGGCGAAATTGGCGTAACGGGTATGACAGTATCTGAAGTGAAAGGTTTTGGGCGCCAAAAAGGGCACACAGAGCTTTATCGTGGTGCAGAATACATGGTTGATTTTTTGCCGAAAGTAAAACTGGAAATTGTTGTTAAAAAAGAAAATGTTGAACGTTGTGTAAACACGATCCTAGAAACAGCACAAACCGGGAAAATTGGCGATGGCAAAATTTTTATAACGGATGTTGAACGCGTAATACGTATTCGTACCGGCGAAGAAGACGAAGAAGCGATTTAA